A section of the Pochonia chlamydosporia 170 chromosome 2, whole genome shotgun sequence genome encodes:
- a CDS encoding transcription factor TAF25 (similar to Metarhizium acridum CQMa 102 XP_007808557.1) encodes MASDAPEATDSQPVTQNGQLEPREIPDGPNPPPPELSVGQEPKLPTRKDTSLREFLNKIDDYAPIIPDAVTSYYMTKAGLPPPPQTDPRLARLLALATQKFIADIAADAYQYSRIRASSNTNNPMGTLGAAAGFPIPGQQAGQPGNKDQGKGAPLGIQRPGYGGGGQGGSQNRTVLTMEDLGMAVGEYGVNVKRSEFYR; translated from the exons ATGGCAAGTGACGCGCCAGAGGCTACGGACTCGCAGCCAGTCACACAAAATGGTCAACTAGAACCTCGCGAAATTCCCGACGGACCAAACCCTCCCCCTCCTGAACTCTCAGTTGGGCAAGAGCCCAAACTGCCAACTCGAAAGGACACCTCATTGCGGGAGTTTCTGAACAAAATCGACGACTATGCGCCCATT ATCCCCGACGCCGTGACAAGCTACTACATGACAAAGGCTGGCttgcctcctccgccgcaaACCGACCCTCGTCTCGCTCGACTCCTGGCTCTTGCAACCCAGAAGTTCATTGCTGATATCGCCGCCGACGCGTACCAGTATAGTCGCATCCGCGCGTCAAGCAACACCAATAACCCCATGGGCACGCTAGGCGCCGCTGCGGGCTTCCCGATCCCCGGACAACAGGCAGGCCAACCAGGTAACAAGGATCAAGGGAAGGGCGCGCCTCTGGGTATTCAGCGGCCTGGatacggcggcggcggccaaggcggcagCCAAAACCGAACCGTTTTGACCATGGAAGATCTGGGCATGGCGGTTGGGGAGTACGGCGTCAACGTCAAACGCAGCGAGTTCTATCGCTAG
- a CDS encoding Dna-J like membrane chaperone protein (similar to Metarhizium acridum CQMa 102 XP_007808555.1) — MPSATASGASTGGDSSARSRQHAQGNQGRVYTEEQKAAVLRIRKCNVTAFYDILELESVKKTCTESDIKKAYRKQSLLTHPDKNGHEHADEAFKMVSRAFGVLSDKDKRDKYDRFGTDPDNRFASAQAQNPFSGFASRQPSGGMGRGGGGMWEEEMSPEEMFARFFGGGGGFGGGGPFGAFDTGPQFVFNFGGGPGIRVHQFGGARPRRRPREAQDAEQQQQQGGLQNLMTLLPILIFFILPMISSLFTGGSSSPSIRMNYDEPLPPYTAERFTPNHKVKYYVNPKDIQSFTKSKLSQLDHTAENNFIRFLDNKCEHENIAQRRLREDAMGWFYEDVEKMNQANAYPKPNCERLRSLGYRRS; from the exons ATGCCTAGCGCAACTGCCTCAGGGGCGAGCACAGGCGGCGACTCGTCGGCTCGCTCTCGCCAGCATGCGCAAGGAAACCAGGGACGAGTATACACAGAAGAACAAAAGGCAGCTGTTTTGCGTATTCGAAAATGCAACGTCACGGCCTTTTACGACATTCTCGAACTGGAAAGCGTGAAAAAAACCTGCACTGAATCAGACATCAAGAAGGCGTACCGTAAACAGTCTCTTCTGACCCATCCGGATAAGAATGGCCATGAACACGCCGATGAGGCTTTCAAAATGGTCAGCCGCGCATTCGGTGTTCTCAGCGACAAGGATAAGCGCGACAAGTATGACAGGTTTGGCACCGACCCTGATAATAGGTTCGCCAGTGCCCAAGCGCAGAATCCATTCTCTGGATTCGCCTCGCGGCAGCCGTCAGGAGGAATGGGCCGCGGTGGCGGAGGCatgtgggaggaggagatgagcCCGGAAGAGATGTTTGCCAGGTTCtttggcggaggcggcggttttggtggcggtggtCCGTTTGGAG CCTTCGACACAGGTCCTCAATTTGTCTTTAATTTTGGCGGCGGGCCCGGTATCCGAGTACACCAATTTGGCGGTGCAAGACCGAGACGACGACCACGGGAGGCGCAGGATGCcgaacaacaacaacaacaaggcGGATTGCAAAATTTGATGACGTTGCTCCCCATAttgatcttcttcatcttgcccATGATCTCCTCATTATTTACCGGCGGCTCTTCGAGTCCTTCGATCCGAATGAACTACGACGAACCCCTTCCGCCTTATACAGCTGAGCGCTTCACACCCAACCACAAAGTCAAGTACTATGTCAACCCCAAAGACATCCAATCATTTACCAAATCAAAACTTTCGCAGCTGGACCATACGGCGGAAAACAACTTCATTCGCTTCCTGGACAACAAATGCGAGCACGAAAATATTGCGCAGCGCCGCCTAAGAGAAGATGCTATGGGCTGGTTTTACGAAGATGTGGAAAAGATGAATCAGGCGAATGCATACCCCAAACCGAACTGTGAAAGGTTGAGGTCATTGGGATATAGACGGTCATGA
- a CDS encoding HDEL sequence binding protein (similar to Metarhizium acridum CQMa 102 XP_007808558.1) → MTLNIFRVAADFSHLASILILLHKMVQLNSCSGISFKSQALYLFVYVTRYLDIFATESLYNLVFKIMFIGSQGYIIYLMTNAYKPTNDPNVDTFRVQYLLAGAAVLAILFPYKYTFSEIMWAFSIWLESVAILPQLFMLQRTGEAETITTHYLFALGSYRALYIPNWIYRYFMDTHYKTDWIAIIAGIIQTVLYSDFFYVYYTKVLKGKKFKLPV, encoded by the exons ATGaccctcaacatcttccGCGTTGCTG CGGATTTCTCGCATTTGGCGAGTATCCTGATCTTGTTGCACAAGATGGTCCAGCTTAAC AGCTGCTCCGGCATTTCCTTCAAATCACAGGCCCTTTACCTTTTCGTCTACGTAACGCGATACCTCG ACATATTTGCGACCGAGAGCTTGTACAACTTGGTATTCAAGATCATGTTCATTGGGTCACAGGGATACATCATCTACCTCATGACCAACGCGTACAAGCCCACCAACGACCCCAACGTCGACACCTTCCGAGTTCAGTATCTCCTTGCAGGTGCGGCCGTTCTGGCAATTCTGTTCCCGTACAAGTACACCTTCTCCGAAATCATGTGGGCCTTTTCCATTTGGCTGGAGTCCGTCGCCATCCTACCACAGCTCTTCATGCTTCAGCGAACTGGCGAAGCTGAAACTATCACAACCCACTATCTGTTTGCCCTGGGCAGCTACCGAGCTCTGTACATCCCCAACTGGATCTACCGATACTTTATGGACACCCACTATAAGACTGATTGGATTGCCATTATTGCCGGTATCATCCAGACCGTCTTGTACAGCGACTTCTTCTACGTATATTACACCAAGGTTCTGAAGGGCAAGAAATTCAAGCTCCCAGTCTAA